A stretch of the Musa acuminata AAA Group cultivar baxijiao chromosome BXJ2-7, Cavendish_Baxijiao_AAA, whole genome shotgun sequence genome encodes the following:
- the LOC103993075 gene encoding late embryogenesis abundant protein D-34, which yields MSQNQPTRPVRGQEQPIRYGDVFAVSGSLAGEAISPRDAAMMQSAENRALGQTPQGGAASVMESAAMWNEQCGLVGHEQFSDTPGRQGVSVTQTDVPGCPGQRLVTEFVAGQAVGQYFFNTAAGGGADEAGGVAVVMWTDKVSIGEALEAAATTAGNKPVDASDAAAIQAAEATAAGANAVTPGGVAAAAQAAAAANALKYRDDEKTKLGDVVADASVWMAMDKEATREDAERVVVAEMRNNPEMRAHPGGVGASMVAAARLNQER from the exons ATGAGCCAGAACCAACCTACGAGGCCTGTTCGGGGACAGGAGCAGCCGATAAGGTACGGCGATGTGTTTGCGGTGTCGGGGAGCCTCGCCGGCGAGGCAATCTCCCCGAGGGACGCGGCCATGATGCAGTCGGCTGAGAACAGAGCGCTGGGCCAGACCCCCCAGGGCGGCGCGGCCTCTGTCATGGAATCGGCCGCCATGTGGAACGAGCAGTGTGGCCTCGTCGGCCATGAGCAGTTCAGCGATACCCCCGGCCGCCAGGGCGTGTCCGTCACCCAGACCGACGTCCCCGGCTGCCCGGGCCAACGCCTCGTGACCGAGTTCGTCGCCGGTCAG GCGGTGGGCCAGTACTTTTTCAACACGGCGGCGGGAGGTGGTGCTGACGAGGCAGGTGGCGTCGCCGTGGTAATGTGGACTGACAAGGTGTCGATCGGAGAGGCGCTAGAGGCGGCCGCAACGACGGCTGGTAACAAGCCGGTCGACGCAAGCGACGCTGCTGCGATCCAAGCTGCCGAGGCGACCGCAGCAGGCGCGAACGCCGTCACACCGGGCGGTGTTGCCGCCGCCGCGCAGGCGGCTGCTGCTGCCAACGCACTGAAGTATCGCGACGACGAGAAGACCAAGCTGGGGGACGTTGTGGCG GATGCGTCGGTGTGGATGGCGATGGACAAAGAAGCAACGAGGGAGGACGCAGAGAGAGTGGTGGTGGCGGAGATGCGGAACAACCCTGAGATGCGAGCGCATCCGGGCGGGGTTGGTGCTTCGATGGTTGCAGCGGCAAGGCTCAATCAAGAACGTTGA
- the LOC103993077 gene encoding YTH domain-containing protein ECT4 isoform X1 — translation MAAVALAADQASDLLQKLSLDSPPKTDNAVEVAKEPRALQNGSSDCETPNMPIQSERSLTPLLPDFVDPSMCYVPGGYASPAYFYGGYDRAVNKWGDYSRYTNNDGVEILPGVYGDLYQGYGYAPYSAYPSNGSSVPTMGHDGQHYGPQPYQYPVPFFEQPTPTSTTQTPTPTPPTSQGEVSTSVAVNQPSISMDTARVDSSKVSNVNANRNNGPGTMRSSHQPSSLTSGDSHGKGGFPGGFHSAGYQDSRFGFGGQHKPATSSSRSSTVTHKATNLSERNQNQHSVPHIVGKNAPVSRMYPINRFYGGNGLGNVFGYGFNGYDHRMNGRWGPPLDSKYNPRGRGNGFFGYGNEIQDGFSELNRGPRAGRSKNQKAAGTAPVFDLKGQNLSSIGNENSSVTLDREQYNGDDFPDKHSDARFFVIKSYSEDDIHKSIKYNVWTSTPNGNKKLDGGYQEAQEKDGGCPVFLFYSVNASGQFVGVAEMVGPVDFNKTVDYWQQDKWIGCFPVKWHIIKDVPNSLLKHITLENNDNKPVTNSRDTQEVRLEQGLQMLKIFKEHVSKTSVLDDFDFYENRQNFMQEKRVKQQLQKQVWTGKASHAPREDEQDRTNGKPGSQPVSVLNKESAQGSLGEINTPVELGVAAAAGAPLKVLKPAVEKHVVANGVANGVA, via the exons ATGGCTGCCGTCGCCCTCGCAGCTGACC AAGCTTCAGATTTATTGCAGAAGCTGTCTTTGGATTCTCCGCCAAAGACTGATAACGCTGTTGAGGTTGCCAAAGAg CCTCGTGCCCTCCAAAATGGATCGAGCGATTGTGAAACGCCAAACATGCCAATTCAATCAGAGCGTTCGCTGACACCTCTTCTGCCTGACTTTGTGGATCCAAGCATGTGTTATGTACCCGGTGGTTATGCATCCCCAGCTTATTTCTATGGAG GTTATGATCGTGCTGTTAATAAGTGGGGTGATTACTCCAGATACACGAACAATGATGGAGTGGAGATTCTACCT GGAGTTTATGGGGACTTATATCAAGgatatggatatgctccttatagtGCTTATCCTTCTAATGGGTCATCAGTTCCAACCATGGGGCATGATGGACAGCACTATGGCCCACAACCGTATCAGTACCCAGTTCCCTTTTTTGAGCAACCTACACCAACTAGTACAACTCAAACTCCAACTCCAACTCCACCAACTTCCCAAGGAGAAGTTTCAACCTCTGTTGCTGTTAATCAACCTTCAATTTCAATGGATACAGCTAGAGTAGACTCCAGCAAAGTTTCCAATGTCAATGCAAATAGGAATAATGGACCAGGAACTATGAGGTCAAGCCACCAGCCTTCATCACTAACCTCAGGTGATTCACATGGGAAGGGAGGTTTCCCAGGTGGTTTTCATTCTGCTGGTTATCAAGACTCTCGATTTGGTTTTGGTGGGCAACATAAACCAGCCACATCCAGCTCTCGCTCTTCCACTGTAACACATAAAGCTACTAATTTGTCTGAAAGAAATCAGAATCAACATTCCGTTCCCCACATTGTG GGTAAAAATGCTCCTGTTAGCAGGATGTATCCGATCAATCGATTCTATGGAGGGAATGGTCTGGGGAATGTATTTGGATATGGATTTAATGGCTATGATCATAGAATGAATGGACGGTGGGGTCCGCCTTTAGATAGTAAGTACAATCCTAGGGGCCGAGGAAatggattctttggttatggcaaTGAGATCCAGGACGGGTTCAGTGAGCTAAACAGAGGACCAAGAGCTGGGCGTTCTAAGAATCAGAAGGCAGCTGGCACTGCACCAGTCTTTGATTTGAAGGGTCAGAACCTTTCTTCCATTGGGAATGAGAATTCTAGTGTGACTTTGGACAGGGAACAATACAACGGAGATGACTTCCCTGATAAACACTCGGATGCAAGGTTCTTTGTCATCAAATCATACAGTGAGGATGATATTCACAAAAGTATCAAATACAATGTATGGACCAGCACCCCTAATGGAAACAAGAAGCTGGATGGTGGATATCAGGAAGCTCAAGAGAAAGATGGTGGATGTCCTGTCTTCTTGTTTTACTCT GTAAACGCCAGCGGACAATTTGTTGGTGTTGCAGAAATGGTTGGTCCAGTTGATTTTAACAAAACTGTGGATTATTGGCAGCAAGACAAGTGGATTGGCTGCTTCCCTGTCAAGTGGCACATTATCAAGGATGTTCCAAATAGCCTTCTGAAGCACATCACGCTAGAGAACAATGACAACAAACCCGTAACTAACAGTCGAGATACTCAAGAG GTGAGGCTAGAGCAGGGCCTCCAAATGCTCAAGATTTTCAAGGAACATGTAAGCAAGACATCTGTTCTTGATGATTTTGACTTCTATGAGAACCGTCAGAATTTTATGCAGGAGAAACGGGTAAAACAGCAGCTTCAGAAACAG GTATGGACTGGAAAAGCTTCTCATGCTCCCAGGGAAGATGAACAAGACAGAACCAATGGGAAGCCTGGCTCGCAGCCTGTTTCTGTTTTGAACAAGGAATCAGCACAGGGCAGTCTTGGAGAAATAAATACGCCAGTGGAACTTGGTGTGGCTGCAGCGGCTGGTGCTCCTTTGAAGGTCTTAAAACCAGCAGTGGAGAAGCATGTTGTTGCAAATGGTGTTGCCAACGGTGTTGCTTGA
- the LOC103993077 gene encoding YTH domain-containing protein ECT2 isoform X2: MAAVALAADQASDLLQKLSLDSPPKTDNAVEVAKEPRALQNGSSDCETPNMPIQSERSLTPLLPDFVDPSMCYVPGGYASPAYFYGGYDRAVNKWGDYSRYTNNDGVEILPGKNAPVSRMYPINRFYGGNGLGNVFGYGFNGYDHRMNGRWGPPLDSKYNPRGRGNGFFGYGNEIQDGFSELNRGPRAGRSKNQKAAGTAPVFDLKGQNLSSIGNENSSVTLDREQYNGDDFPDKHSDARFFVIKSYSEDDIHKSIKYNVWTSTPNGNKKLDGGYQEAQEKDGGCPVFLFYSVNASGQFVGVAEMVGPVDFNKTVDYWQQDKWIGCFPVKWHIIKDVPNSLLKHITLENNDNKPVTNSRDTQEVRLEQGLQMLKIFKEHVSKTSVLDDFDFYENRQNFMQEKRVKQQLQKQVWTGKASHAPREDEQDRTNGKPGSQPVSVLNKESAQGSLGEINTPVELGVAAAAGAPLKVLKPAVEKHVVANGVANGVA; the protein is encoded by the exons ATGGCTGCCGTCGCCCTCGCAGCTGACC AAGCTTCAGATTTATTGCAGAAGCTGTCTTTGGATTCTCCGCCAAAGACTGATAACGCTGTTGAGGTTGCCAAAGAg CCTCGTGCCCTCCAAAATGGATCGAGCGATTGTGAAACGCCAAACATGCCAATTCAATCAGAGCGTTCGCTGACACCTCTTCTGCCTGACTTTGTGGATCCAAGCATGTGTTATGTACCCGGTGGTTATGCATCCCCAGCTTATTTCTATGGAG GTTATGATCGTGCTGTTAATAAGTGGGGTGATTACTCCAGATACACGAACAATGATGGAGTGGAGATTCTACCT GGTAAAAATGCTCCTGTTAGCAGGATGTATCCGATCAATCGATTCTATGGAGGGAATGGTCTGGGGAATGTATTTGGATATGGATTTAATGGCTATGATCATAGAATGAATGGACGGTGGGGTCCGCCTTTAGATAGTAAGTACAATCCTAGGGGCCGAGGAAatggattctttggttatggcaaTGAGATCCAGGACGGGTTCAGTGAGCTAAACAGAGGACCAAGAGCTGGGCGTTCTAAGAATCAGAAGGCAGCTGGCACTGCACCAGTCTTTGATTTGAAGGGTCAGAACCTTTCTTCCATTGGGAATGAGAATTCTAGTGTGACTTTGGACAGGGAACAATACAACGGAGATGACTTCCCTGATAAACACTCGGATGCAAGGTTCTTTGTCATCAAATCATACAGTGAGGATGATATTCACAAAAGTATCAAATACAATGTATGGACCAGCACCCCTAATGGAAACAAGAAGCTGGATGGTGGATATCAGGAAGCTCAAGAGAAAGATGGTGGATGTCCTGTCTTCTTGTTTTACTCT GTAAACGCCAGCGGACAATTTGTTGGTGTTGCAGAAATGGTTGGTCCAGTTGATTTTAACAAAACTGTGGATTATTGGCAGCAAGACAAGTGGATTGGCTGCTTCCCTGTCAAGTGGCACATTATCAAGGATGTTCCAAATAGCCTTCTGAAGCACATCACGCTAGAGAACAATGACAACAAACCCGTAACTAACAGTCGAGATACTCAAGAG GTGAGGCTAGAGCAGGGCCTCCAAATGCTCAAGATTTTCAAGGAACATGTAAGCAAGACATCTGTTCTTGATGATTTTGACTTCTATGAGAACCGTCAGAATTTTATGCAGGAGAAACGGGTAAAACAGCAGCTTCAGAAACAG GTATGGACTGGAAAAGCTTCTCATGCTCCCAGGGAAGATGAACAAGACAGAACCAATGGGAAGCCTGGCTCGCAGCCTGTTTCTGTTTTGAACAAGGAATCAGCACAGGGCAGTCTTGGAGAAATAAATACGCCAGTGGAACTTGGTGTGGCTGCAGCGGCTGGTGCTCCTTTGAAGGTCTTAAAACCAGCAGTGGAGAAGCATGTTGTTGCAAATGGTGTTGCCAACGGTGTTGCTTGA
- the LOC135617999 gene encoding probable serine/threonine-protein kinase PBL16 yields the protein MGNCALRGNSSTNRVSSNAKSDPPEVQSPEEREEVSNLPSNPEEVEDLRRDSAANPLVAFSFSEIKLITENFRKSYILGVGGFGSVYRGFITEHPEEGLQPLQVAVKVHDAANGSQGHREWLAEVVFLGQLSHPNLVKLIGYCCEDDHRVLIYEYMAGGSVESHLFSRKVPSLPWRVRMKIAFDAAKGLAFLHEAEKPVIYRDFKTSNILLDEDYNSKLSDFGLAKDGPVGEISHVSTRIVGTRGYAAPEYMMTGHLTASSDVYSFGVVLLELLTGKRSLDKSRPVKQRALVDWATPSLADKKKVLHIVDPKLDADCPQRDVQKVARLACHCLDQNPKARPFMRDVVDYLESLQRAV from the exons ATGGGAAATTGCGCTCTTCGGGGAAACTCATCCACCAACAGAGTGTCTTCCAACGCAAAGTCAG ACCCTCCGGAGGTGCAGAGTCCAGAGGAAAGGGAGGAGGTCAGCAACCTGCCATCAAACCCAGAGGAAGTCGAGGACTTGCGACGGGATTCAGCAGCAAATCCTCTTGTGGCATTCTCTTTCAGTGAAATCAAGCTCATTACAGAAAATTTCAGAAAGAGCTATATCTTAGGTGTAGGGGGATTTGGCAGTGTGTACAGAGGATTCATCACAGAACATCCTGAGGAGGGGCTTCAACCTCTTCAAGTAGCTGTGAAGGTCCATGATGCTGCCAACGGCTCCCAGGGTCACAGAGAATGGCTG GCTGAAGTTGTATTCCTCGGGCAACTTTCTCACCCAAATTTGGTGAAATTAATTGGATACTGCTGTGAAGATGATCACCGAGTTCTGATATATGAGTACATGGCTGGGGGCAGTGTGGAATCCCATCTCTTCTCCA GAAAAGTGCCCTCCCTTCCTTGGCGTGTCAGAATGAAGATTGCATTTGATGCAGCAAAAGGGCTTGCTTTTCTCCATGAAGCTGAAAAGCCAGTCATATATCGCGACTTCAAGACATCAAACATTCTCTTAGACGAG GACTACAACTCAAAGCTATCTGATTTCGGGCTTGCAAAGGATGGACCAGTGGGTGAGATATCTCACGTTTCAACACGGATAGTGGGAACTCGTGGATACGCAGCACCCGAGTACATGATGACTG GTCATCTGACGGCCAGCAGTGACGTCTACAGCTTTGGCGTTGTCCTGCTCGAGCTGCTCACGGGGAAGAGATCGCTGGACAAGTCTCGCCCGGTCAAGCAGCGGGCACTGGTCGACTGGGCTACCCCCTCGCTCGCCGATAAGAAGAAGGTCCTCCACATCGTGGATCCCAAGCTGGACGCGGACTGCCCCCAGAGAGATGTTCAGAAGGTAGCGAGGCTGGCTTGCCATTGCCTCGACCAAAACCCCAAGGCAAGGCCATTCATGCGAGACGTCGTCGACTACTTGGAATCTCTTCAGAGAGCTGTTTAG